The nucleotide sequence TATTTCCGAAGGTAGTGATATATTGTGAATGCTCAAGATAAATGGAATCAAAAATACAAGGATAGGCTGATAAACCGGAATCCGCCAGAACCAAATAGAAGGTTGCTAGATATGGCTGCTTATTTAAACGGAAGGAAAGCGATCGACTTTGCTTCGGGCCTGGGAGGCAATAGCATTTATCTGGCAGAGCTAGGCTATGACATAACTGCTATTGATATTTCTGACGTTGCTATTAATTATGTGCGAAATCAGGCAGCCAACCGAAAGTTGCGTATTACGGCAAAAGTAGCCGATCTCACGAAAGAAAGATCTGATTTAACCAGCCGTAAATACGATTTAGCGGTAATGACATATTATTTAGACCGGTCTTTATTTCCTCTTATAAAACAGGCCATCAATACTGATGGATATTTATTTTTCGAGACCTTCTATAAAAATGGATCAGCTGGAAACCAGCATGTTTCGAATCAATATAAGTTGGAATCGAATGAGTTGCTCAAAGAATTCAGAGAGTGGAAGATTCTCTATTTTGAGGAAAATGAGCAGGAAGGACGACAGACGATTTTTTGCCAGAATACGCACGAATTTTGATTATAAAGAAAAGCACGAATGAACATTATTAAAGGAAACATATACTGATAAAGGGCCATATTCGCAAATACAAACAACTTTTATCTGAACTTTAGTTCAGGCAAACTCGAAAAAAAGAAGCCATCAGCGAAAATCATACGAAAACACCTTTAAAGGAAAATAAGGAGGGGAGCCATGTACAATATCCTGCTGTTTACGGATTCAGGGGTAGATGATTCATTGGCGCTGATGTATGCCTTGCTGCATCCGGAACTTAATGTTGTGGGGGTAGTTACTGGATATGGAAATATCACTAAAGAACAGGCAATAAATAACACAGCTTATTTATTGCAGCTGGGAGGAAGAGAGGATATACCGATCATCGCAGGGGCATCTGGACCTTTATCTGGTGAACTTGCTACCTTTTATCCGGAAATACACGGACCAGAAGGACTTGGTCCGATCAGGCCCCCAGAGGATTTGGGAGAAGTAAAAGTTTATGATATTGATAAAATCCTTGAAATTGTTAATCAGTACCCTGATAACCTGGTAATCGTCGGTGTCGGAAGGCAAACGGAACTGGCAATCCCATTTATCCTTTATGGCCAGGAAGCGTTCAAAACAGTCAATGCTGTCTATATCATGGGAGGAGCTTTCCTCGTACCAGGCAATGTCACAGCGGAAGCCGAAGCAAATTTTTATGCCGATCCGATTGCGGCTAACCAGGTTTTAGAGAAGGCCCGGAACGTATTTCTACATCCTCTGAATATCACAAATAAAGCCATCATTCCACCAGAGGTAATAGACTACCTTGCCGAAAACAGCCATTCTCCTTTTAAAAATCTGATTAAACCGGTATATGATTATTACTTTGAAGCGTATAAAAAGAATGTCCCTGGCATACAGGGGGCGCCACTCCATGATGTGATTACCTTGAGTGCACTTGTGAACAAGAATCTCGTGAAATATCTGCCAAGACGAGTAACAGTAGAATTGTTTGGGCGCGCCCGAGGTAAAAGTATGGCTGACTTCAGGCCCAAGCCTGAGAAAGAACCAGAAGAGAATTTGGACTGGATAGGCATGGAAGCAGACGTTCCAGCTTTTATTGAAGATTTCACCCTTGTTTTCATGGGAGACACTCAAGCTAAAAGTTAACTGAAAAAGGAACTCCCGTAAAATTGGGAGTTCCTTTTTCAGTTATACACTTTGATTTACTTCCTTATACTTTTTCCTATTAGCATTTGAATATAGCATCACCAAAAAGCTTGAGGTAATCAAGGTTCCATGGAAAATCCAGACCATTTTAGTCAATGACAAAGCTTCTAACAGGATAGGGGCAACGACAAAACCAAGTGCAAATCCTAATGATTTTAACAGCATGCCAACTCCAAATATTCTTCCTCTAATGTAATTATCCGTTTTCTGGAGGATTGTTGCGTGCAAGGTGGTGAAGCAGGCATCAAAAATCCCAGTAAAGAACGCAAACATCAGGACAATCCAAACATTCATATTTGACAGAAAGATTATGAAGCCAGTCGACATCAAAATCGCTGCGAGAAAATATGTACGATACAACTGGTTACCCTGCAGGAATTTCATTCTCGGCAGAAGAAGGGTGGCTAACACAGAGCCCATTCCCCAGACACCCCAAATGAGTCCGTAAATCAAGCTTTGTTTGCTGGAATCTATTGAGTCTGCCAACAAAGGAATTCCAAGATTATGAGAGGCACCGGCAAATGAACCCACGAGGAAAACGATATTGACGTATAATAACATCGGTACTGAAAGGATGAAAGAATATACTTCTTTTAAATCTTTACCAATCTGGGAAACTTTCTGTTTAACTCCATTAGTTATCATTCCTGAATTAGCTGGCTTAGTTGTTTGCCACTTAATTTTGTTTAATGCTGCTGCAGAAAGTAGATAAGTGGCAGCGTCGATGATCAAGGTAACCTGATAACCAAGAAAATCTGTAATCACTCCAGCACCAATGAACCCTAAAACTAAGCTGATTGATGTTAGTCTTGAAATAAGAGCATTTGTCTCCAATACCTTATCCTGGCCGAAAATTTGCGGTATTTCAGCACTGTAGCTAACAGCAAAAAAGCTGCTCGTCAAACCAATCAAGAAGCAAACAATCAGAATCATGACCGGATTAGGGAAGGGAATCAAGCTCAGGATGATGATTGCCCGAAAAACATCGGTCCATATCATGATTTTCCTGCGGTCAAAACGGTCAGCAAGAACACCTGAAAATAAGCTCGATAAAACTCCGCCTAATGTCCTGAACGCCATGGTAGCAGCAAGCCAGGCAGGACTTCCTGTTGCAATATACATTAAAACATTGATTGCGATTAAATCCATAAAGGTTCCAAGATCAGAAAATGCTTTTACATAAAGAAAAACTTTGCGATTCATAAGATCTCCCTTAATCATGAGGTTTAGTTATTCTGTTTTATTTTAAAGATTTTGAATTTGCTTCGCAATACGAAATTTCAGTTTTTTTGTTATAATTGAATAAATTCCTTATCTGGATTGAAGAAACCCCCTGAAGAACAGGGAGCTCTATTATTTTCAATTTACCACCACGGCCTCCCATACCAGGGGCGCCGACCAAATCCATACCACGGACGACGGCCAAATCCATACCAGGGTCTGCGGCCGTACCAGTATCCAGGTCGTCCATAACCATACCATGGACCTCCGAATCCATACCCGCCATAAAAAGCAGGGACTGCAGCGGTAAGGAACAATAGCGGAATAATCCTTTCATCATTCTGCTGATCTTGTCTGTGAAAATACGTTTGGGGATAATTCATTGAGCAACCTCCTGTAATTTATTCATTATAGGATATGTGACTCAAAACCTGATGGTATAAGAAAAGAAAAAATAGACAGTTGCCCATGCTTCTTAGTAAATCTAACGCTAAATAGTAAAAGGAGGGACCTTAATAATGATTCAATTAATTAATCAAACGGTAATGCATAGTTATCCAGGAATGGTCGCACTGGTTACCGTTACACATAAGGGCGAAAATAATATCATGGCTGCTGGATGGCACTCATACATATCCTATGATCCGCCCATTTATGGAGTAGCCATCGGCCGTGAGCGTCATACTTATACTCTGGTTAAATCTGCAGGCAAATTCGCCATAAACTTTGTGCCATCTGAATATTCTAATCTTATTCAACAGGCAGGTGTGTATTCGGGTTCAAAGGTCAATAAATTTGACTTGGCGAACATCAGTTTTGACCATGGATCAGCAACAAACTCACCGATACTCCGTGATGCTTATATAGCATATGAATGTGAAGTTATCGACCGCAATGGTTATGGCGACCATGATTGGTTCGTTGCAAATATCGTACAGTTTTACAGGGATCAAGATAAATTCCTTGATAATGGATTGCCAGATTTCGAGAAGCTTGCGATTCCTCTATATATAGGGAGGTCCACTTATACAGTGGTTGATAATGAGAATCAATTTGTTACCCATACTGTAAAAGAAAATTAATTTTAAATGAGGACATTGGGGATTCAAAAAAAGAAAAGCTGCATTGGATAACAGCTTTTCTCTTATACTAGTTTAAATTTAGGGCGTAAATAAATAATTATCCTGCGAACACCCTGCAAGCCTGGGCACAATGAAAACAAACTTGCGCACATTGCTGTGACATCATGTCAGGGAATTTCGCGCATTCATTTCCGCAGTTTTCGCATATAGCAGCACAAACATGGGCTAACATCCTTGCATGGCAGCTGTTTCGTGCAAGGTATTTGGCCATAAGTGTACAAATATCCGCACAATCCCTCAATAACTGGATTTGCATATCTCTTCGATTATCATGGTGTGCACAAATCAAATGGGTTACCATATGTTCACAGGTTGCTTCACAATGCTGTACCATTGCCAGCAAGGTATCGTGGCCTCCCATAACGCCTGCAACAGCTGCTTTTTGATTATCCATATGACTTCCCGTGTGAATAGGGTTCATATCCATACCTCCTTTTTCTATACGGTTCATGATATGGAAGAACTATCAAAACTGTGCTTTTTCACTTACTGCAATTTAAGGCGGCGGGAAGCAGGGGACACTTAAAAATAATCGTTTATTTCTAAATTAGTGCTTAACTTCTAGCTACTGAACAAAACCAAGTAATCAGGTATACCTTTAACGCTTCTTTTTGAAAAGGGGAATGAGGTGGTAATTATAAAAAGACATTTTTTTCTTTCAGTCATGGCATTTTCATTGAGTTATATATTTCTTTATACCCGATCAGACTGGAATTCCATGCATTCCTGGAACAGAGCATTTGCGGATGTCGCCCTATTTTTTCTAATAATTACAATGATATTAGGCCCGTTAGGCAAAATTCATCCTGTTTTTCAGCGCTTTTTATCCTGGAGAAGAGAATTGGGGATATGGTGCACAATAATGGTATTATTGCATCTTTATATACTTTTCAAGGGTTGGTTTTACTGGGAACCAATTAGATTAATCATTGGAGTTAACCAGGTGACAGGCCAGCTTGATTTTGACCCAGGCTTTACACTAGCAAATCTAATTGGTTTTGTTAGCTTGATCTATCTGCTATTGCTTAGTCTGATATCAAATAATCGCTCTGTTAAGATATTAGGGGATAAGGGGTGGGAGCATCTTCAAAGACAAAGTGGCACTCTGTTCATGTTGGTTATATTGCATACCACTTTCTTTCTTTTCTTTTTCCGATTCGCGCAGTATAACTGGCTGCAAAAGCCATTTCTTGTTATTATCGCTGCTATATTTATATTGAAATGGGCTGCATTTATAATAACTGTAAAAAGGAATCGACCTAAAAAGCCAGAGAAATAAAATTAAAATAGTCATGCATAGTTAACTTAAATGAACAGTTTTTAATTTAAAGAGTTCAAATGCCAATGGCCGGAATCAAACTAATCAAGTATGAAAAGCAAACATCGTTAAGCTATCAACAAAAATGAGTGTAGGTGGCTTAACGAATGCAAACAACTCATAAAGTGACCGTTGTTTGCATTCGTTAATAAGGCAGGAGAGGTTAGCTGGGGCGTTTCTATAAAAATCTTTTTTCTAGTTTACATAACATAAATTCTAGGAAGTCAAATGAATAAACTCAGATGTTGTCTCAATCACAAAGTATACTTAAATCAGTGAGACAGAATCAAATTTTCATAAGTATTTATACATCATATTTTTTTCTTTGAACAAATTAAGTTTTGATCACTAAATTCAGTTTGGTTTTACTTCGTTCACTTTTAATTATTTAACTAAATTAATTGTATACTTCATTTTATTCCAACTGATCCCCTGGATCTTAGAAAAAAATTTAACTTTAAAGTAAAATTGGTCAATTCTTATTATCATCAGTAATCATTAATATTTTTGAACTAAAATAAATTCAATTCTCCTATATACTCTATTAATTCTCTATCTAACAGTTTACATAATATTATTATGTATCTACCTCTGCAATACGTACAGTTTATAAAACAAAGCACAGGTGTCATGCCTGTGCTTCTGGTGTTCTTTCACTATTCACTTTGTTAAGATACGTTCTTGGTGTACCGTAGTAACCTACTTTATTAAATTCTGGATAGATCGATGAAAACTGTACGTAAATTGGCGCATCGAGCAGCCATGGATAATATGTGAAGAAGCTTCTATCTCCATAAATCATCGCAGTCAATGCTAAATCTAATTCTTTCTTAAAAATCATATATCGGATTCTGGACATGTTCAGATCGTACTCTCCGTTGCTGATATACACCTTTCCATACAGCAAGTATTCACCGTTAATTGTGACCCAGTCTGCCAATACTTCATCCCGCATATCGTAATTGATTGCCTGATAGTCATAGACATTTCCGATTCCCAGAAACAGTTCTCCAGTGATGTCGGAATGTGTTAAAGTATACTTCCTGCTGTCTATAGGCACAAAAGCAGTTGCTGGAGGAATAAAGTTAACAGTCAATCGTTCTGGCTTGAATTTGCTCACGTCAGAAGGCTCCTTTCCGAAAAAGAATCCTTTTTCGATAGCTTATGCCAGACGCCAGAAGTTCGTGACAATCGCCTATATTACTGAGAATTCAGGCTTTTAACCTTAGCGTTTTGTAATTGCCATTTTCCATTTTCATATAACCAGGTCGATTCAATATTGGCGATTCCATCCGCATTATAAGCGCCATTTATTCGTTGGCTCCCTTTTAATCCGTAAAGATCATTTTTGACTTTCATCGGCTTTAATCTTCCAAAAGGAAGAACCATTAATTCTGTTGGTTCATTCAATTTTCCATCCTGATAAAGACCCAAGCGGTCGTATTCCTCTTTTCTGTCGCTTAGATCAAAACTGTATGATTGTCCTGTTTCCTCAATATTAATGGAGGCCTTGTAACCATCTTGAAATTGGCTGCTTACTGACAGAGGTTCTGGTACACTCAGATTGGCAACTTTGAAATTCTTTAAACTATATAAATAAAAATTCGAGAGACCCCCACTTCCTCCCGTAGGGACACTAATAAAGATGTCCTTCACGGAATCGTGGTTCAAATCTTTATAATTAGTAGTGGGATCGTATCCACCTTCAAGATCGATTTTATATATTTCCCCATTTGATGCTTTTATTTTCAAGAAAATCTTTTTAAGAAACTGTGCACCTTCTTCATAAGGCACACCTTTGACATAAATCAAATCCTTTTTTCCGTCTCCGGTAATATCAACTTTATCTTCTGAAATCGTCACCGTCTTCTCAATGGACTCCCCTGCATATACGCCGGTAAAGGCGGTAAACGACATAAAAAAGAACGCGCTGAACGTAATTAATAACTCCTTTTTCATTATGCATCACCTCGTTATAGTTAACATCTCCAGTTATGGTAAAAAGATGCACAAAAAACCCCTCTGATTGAGTCAAAGGGGTTGATTATTATCATTTGTTCTTGGATTCTGCGGGCTTTCGGTATTCCCAGGACTCTATTCCTGTCAAGCCTTCAATTGAGTCAGCATAAAAAACTGGGTCTTTTCCTTGTTTTCGCTGTTCTCTATAATCCTTTAACGCAGCCATTGCTATTTTTGCAAGCAAGGTAATAGCTACAAGGTTGATTAATGCCATTATTCCCATGAAAAGGTCCGCCAGATTCCAAACAATGGCTAATTCGGCAACTGAACCGAACAATACCATTCCCATAACAGCAAGACGATAAATAAATAAAGCTGTAGGGCTTTCCTTGATGAAACCAATATTCGTTTCTCCATAATAGTAATTTCCGATAATCGAAGTGAAGGCAAAAAGGAAAATAGCTCCGCCGACGAACGCTGGTGCCCATGAGCCGACATGCGCTGTCAGTGCTGCCTGCGTTAACTGTATACCATCTAAATCAGGATTCGTATATTCGCCTGACATAATGATGATGAAGGCTGTTGCCGTACAAATCAATAATGTATCCGTAAATACACCCAATGTTTGGATTAGGCCTTGCTTTACTGGATGGGTGACTGCAGCAGTAGCCGCTGCATTTGGAGCACTACCCATACCAGCCTCGTTAGAAAATAGACCTCTCTTGATACCCATCATGACCGCTGCTCCCATTCCCCCGCCAACTACTTCCTGTAAGCCAAAAGCGTTCTTGACGATCAGTGAGAGCATAGCGGGAATTTCACTGAAATTCATGATCACAATGAACAATGCAAGGATTAAATATAATACCGCCATGATTGGCACGATTATTTGTGATACAAAAGCAATCCTTTTGATACCTCCAAAAATGACTGCGGCAGTCAAAACAGTTAAAATGATTCCCATCCAAAAGCGATCGATTCCAAATGCCTGGTCAAAGGCAAGGGAAATGGTGTTGGATTGAACAGAACTGAAAACGAGACCGAACGTAAAAACAATAATGACAGCAAATAAAATTCCCAGCCACCTTTTATTTAATCCGCGTTCCATATAGTAAGCTGGGCCGCCACGGAATTCGTCCTTGTCCTTTACCTTATAAATTTGAGCAAGAGTACTTTCGATGAAGCTTGATGCTGCTCCTATTAGGGCAATAATCCACATCCAGAAAACAGCTCCTGGCCCGCCAGCAGAAACTGCTGTTGCGACTCCGGCCAGATTACCTGTACCAACCCTTGAAGCCAAGCTGACCGTAAATGCTTGAAATGAAGACCTGCCCCTTTTCCCTTCAGAAGATACGGTGGCTGGATCCTTAAGTACCCTGATCATTTCAGGAAAGTATTTGAATTGAACTAACCTGGTCCTGAACGTAAAATATGTACCCAATACAACTAGGACAGCAATTAAGACATAGCTCCACATATAGTTGTTTAATTCGGATATGATGTTGTTGAGAATCTCCATAAAAAACTCCTTTATTCGTTTTAGACAAAACTATTTAAATATAGTTTTTAATGTACCAAAATAGTAATCGCTTTACAATGGTACTTCACTCCCATTATCAGCTTTGCCCCAGACAGAGAGGAAGTTACCAATGTAATACCCTCATTATGGTGCAAAAAACAAAAAACACAGCAATTTTACTGTGTTTTTTGTTGAAAATTTTGTTATTGCGAGTCTTTATCTTGTTCATTCTGGCTTTTCCAAATGCCTGTAAGCTTCCCAGTTTCACTTTCATCTACCAGGAATGATCCATTTGTATAACGATCGCTAAACCTTAATTCAGAAGCTTTTGCAGATACAATATGCTGTTTTTCTGACTGGAAGAATACTTCATCCTCGTCATTGACAGCCTCCACACCAACAATCCGGTGAGGATTTGCTTTCAATTCACGCAGCATCACAACACCGCGTTTCGCTCGAGAAGTTTTCTCGAACTCAGACAGCTTCATTTTCTTAACGGCACCACGCTGTGTCGCGATGACAATGGAGTGGTTTTTAGTGTTGTCTATTATTTTCCCGCCGACAACATAATCTCCATCCTTCAGGTTCATCCCCTTAACGCCAGCTGCCCTGATCCCAATCGGGCTGATTTCTTCTTCGCTGAACCATAGACCATAGCCGAGATGTGATGCAAGGAATAAATCCTTCTCCCCATTGGTTACATGTACATCGATAACTCTGTCCTCACCTTTGACATTGATTGCGGTTAGTGGCTTGGAGTACCGCTGTGCTTTATAAAGATTTAATTCAGATTTTTTTACCATGCCATTCTTTGTCACAAATAAGAAGAATAAATTCTGTCCGAAATCTGTGACTGGAACAGCTTTTATGATTTCTTCATCCCGGTCTAACGGCACAAGATTTGCTACATGCTGGCCAAGGTCTTTCCAGCGGATATCCGGAAGTTCATGGACAGGCAAGTATAGGTAGCTGCCTTTATTCGTGAACAACAGCAAGACATCCGTTGTATTCATATTTAACTGCGAAAACAGTCTATCCGTATCCTTCATCGCAAAATCCTGCCCGTTGGATGCGGCATAAGATCTTTGGCTTGTCCGTTTTACGTAACCATCTTTTGTCACTGTTACAATGACATCTTCGCTTGCGATCAAAACTTCAAGGTTAATCTTGATTTCCTCAATCTCTTCCTCGATTTTTGTTCTACGCTCATCTGAGAAACGCTTTTTGACATCCTTCAGTTCCTTTTTGATTACCGATAATAGCTTTTTCTCACTGCCTAGGATTGCGGTAAGTTCCTCTACCTTCTTGGCAAGCTCCTCTGCCTCACCTTGAAGGGCAGTAATATCGGTATTCGTCAGACGGTAAAGCTGCAAGGATACAATGGCTTCAGCCTGGACTTCGGTAAAGTCGAATTTCTTGATCAAGTTATCCTTGGCGTCACGCTTATCCTTGGATGCACGGATTGCTGCGATTACCTGGTCAAGTATCGATAAAGCTTTAATGAGTCCTTCAACGATATGTTGGCGGTCACGAGCTTTTTGAAGTTCATATTGGGAACGTTTAGTCACAACATCCTTCTGGTGGTCAATATATGCATCAAGCAGCTCAGCAAGTCCCATCAATACAGGTCTTTTCTTGTTGATGGCAACCATATTGAAGTTATACGTAATCTGCAAATCGCTGTTCTTATAAAGGTAGTTCAAGACGCCATTTGCGTCTGCTTCCTTTTTTAGTTCAATCACGACACGCAGCCCTGTGCGGTCAGTTTCATCACGCACTTCTGAAATGCCCTCCACTTTACGGTCAAGTCGGAATTCGTCAATGCGTTTGACCAGATTAGCTTTGTTGATTTCATAAGGAATTTCTGTGATGACAATCTGCTGTTTGCCGCCTCGGATATCTTCAATTTCGGCTTTGCCGCGAACGATGATCTTTCCTTTACCAGTTTTATATGCTTTAGTGATGCCCTCAACACCCTGGATGATTCCTCCTGTCGGGAAATCCGGACCTTTTATGACTTTCATTAGATCCTCAACAGTGCATGCAGGGGTGTCCATCCTCATGATGACCCCATCAATAACTTCCGCTAAGTTATGTGGAGGAATATCGGTCGCATAACCCGCTGATATCCCTGTTGATCCATTCACTAGCAGGTTAGGGAACATTGCAGGTAGAACTGTCGGTTCGCTCGAGGTATCATCGAAGTTTGGAATGAACTCGACTGTTCTTTTTTCGATATCCCTTAGTAGTTCACCTGCGATGGCCGACAATCTTGCTTCTGTATAACGCATAGCTGCTGGAGGGTCACCGTCGATGCTTCCGTTATTCCCATGCATATCGACAAGATAGTTCCGCACTTTCCAATCCTGGCTCATACGGACCATTGCTTCATATACAGAGGAATCACCGTGAGGGTGGTAGTTACCAATTACGTTACCGACTGTCTTGGCTGATTTCCGGAAGCCCTTTTCACTTGTATTGCCTTCCACGTGCATAGCGTACAAAATCCTGCGTTGAACAGGCTTGAGCCCGTCCCTTGCATCAGGAAGTGCACGTTCCTGAATAATATATTTACTATAGCGGCCGAAACGGTCGCCCAATACGTCTTCTAAAGGGAGGTCACGAAATTTTTCAACTGAACTCATTCGTCAGCAACCTCCTCTGCAACTGAGATATTTTCATTTTCTAGGATGTTTCCATCTTCCTCCAGGCCAAACGCCACATTGGACTCAATCCACTTCCTGCGTGGTTCCACCTTATCCCCCATAAGGGTCGTCACCCGTCGCTCTGCTCTTGCTGCATCGTCAATACGCACGCGGATCAATGTCCGTGTTTCGGGATCCATGGTCGTTTCCCAAAGCTGATCGGCGTTCATTTCTCCGAGTCCCTTATAACGCTGGATAATATAGCCTTTGCCGACCTTTTTCATCGCGTCCTTCAGTTCCTCGTCACTCCAGGCATATTCAATAACTTCTTTTTTGCCCGTTCCCTTGCTGACCTTATATAACGGCGGCAATGCAATGAATACTTTGCCGGCTTCGATTAGCGGCTTCATATAGCGGTAAAAGAATGTCAGTAAAAGCACTTGGATATGGGCACCGTCAGTATCGGCATCCGTCATGATGACAATTTTGTCATAGTTGACGTCTTCTACATTGAAGTCAGATCCCACTCCGGCACCAATTGCATGGATGATCGTATTGATTTCTTCATTTTTGAAAATGTCCTGTAGCTTTGCTTTTTCCGTGTTGATGACTTTACCACGCAAAGGGAGCACAGCCTGGAACTTTCTGTCGCGGCCTTGCTTGGCAGAACCACCAGCAGAATCACCCTCTACCAGGTAAAGTTCATTTTTTGCAGGATTCTTTGATTGAGCTGGAGTCAGTTTGCCGGATAGCATCGCATCTGATCTCTTTCTCTTCTTGCCGCTTCTTGCATCCTCACGTGCTTTGCGGGCAGCTTCACGTGCCTGGAAAGCCTTGATGGACTTCCGGATCAGCAATGTACTGAAATCAGGATTTTCCTCAAGGAAATAAGAAAGGTGTTCAGAAACGACTGAGTCGACTGCAGATCTTGCTTCACTTGTCCCCAGTTTTCCCTTAGTCTGGCCTTCAAATTGAAGCAGTTCTTCAGGAATGCGCACTGAGACTATGCCGGCCAATCCTTCCCGAATGTCAGCGCCTTCTAGATTCTTGTCCTTTTCCTTAATCAAGCCAACCTTGCGGGCATATTCATTGAATACCCTGGTCATCGCTGTCTTGGCACCCGCTTCATGCGTCCCGCCATCTTTCGTTCGGACGTTGTTGACGAATGATAGGACATTCTCTGAGTACCCATCGTTGAATTGGAATGCAAACTCAACTTCTATTTTGCTGTATTCACCTTCGAAGCTGACAACTGGATGCATCACATCTTTTTCTTCGTTCAAATATTCAACGAATGCCTGGATCCCAGTCTCAAAATGAAAAACATCCTTTACATCATTGCGCTCATCGATTAACTCTATTTTCAATCCTTTTAACAAAAAGGCAGACTCTCTAAGACGTTCCGAGAGGGTGTCATAGTTATATGTCAATGTAGAGAAAATTTCAGGGTCAGGTTTAAAGTGGATTGTAGTTCCTGTTTGGTTGGTTTTTCCGATCTTTTCGAGCGTCGTCACTGGTTTTCCGCCATTCTCAAAACGCTGTTCATAGACGAAGCCATCACGTTTTATGGTAACAACCAGCCATTCTGATAATGCGTTTACAACGGAAGCACCTACACCATGAAGGCCACCGCTCGTTTTATATCCGCCCTGTCCAAACTTTCCGCCTGCATGCAGGACAGTAAGGATAACCTCCGGAGTCGGTTTGCCAAGCTTATGCATCCCTGTAGGCATACCTCTACCTTTATCCTGGACGCTGATAGAATTATCTTTATGAATTTTGACGATGATCTGACTACCGTAGCCGCCTAGTGCTTCGTCTACAGAGTTATCAACGATTTCATATACGAGGTGATGAAGCCCCCGTGTATCCGTGCTGCCGATATACATACCCGGCCTTTTGCGAACCGCTTCAAGGCCTTCTAGTACCTGTATGGCATCATCATTATAATCAAAAGATTGCTGATTTCTTGCCACGAACATACCCCTTTCACTTCTTGCAAACAACATTGACGTTTTTTATGTATAGTG is from Mesobacillus boroniphilus and encodes:
- a CDS encoding class I SAM-dependent methyltransferase gives rise to the protein MNAQDKWNQKYKDRLINRNPPEPNRRLLDMAAYLNGRKAIDFASGLGGNSIYLAELGYDITAIDISDVAINYVRNQAANRKLRITAKVADLTKERSDLTSRKYDLAVMTYYLDRSLFPLIKQAINTDGYLFFETFYKNGSAGNQHVSNQYKLESNELLKEFREWKILYFEENEQEGRQTIFCQNTHEF
- a CDS encoding nucleoside hydrolase; this encodes MYNILLFTDSGVDDSLALMYALLHPELNVVGVVTGYGNITKEQAINNTAYLLQLGGREDIPIIAGASGPLSGELATFYPEIHGPEGLGPIRPPEDLGEVKVYDIDKILEIVNQYPDNLVIVGVGRQTELAIPFILYGQEAFKTVNAVYIMGGAFLVPGNVTAEAEANFYADPIAANQVLEKARNVFLHPLNITNKAIIPPEVIDYLAENSHSPFKNLIKPVYDYYFEAYKKNVPGIQGAPLHDVITLSALVNKNLVKYLPRRVTVELFGRARGKSMADFRPKPEKEPEENLDWIGMEADVPAFIEDFTLVFMGDTQAKS
- a CDS encoding MFS transporter, whose product is MNRKVFLYVKAFSDLGTFMDLIAINVLMYIATGSPAWLAATMAFRTLGGVLSSLFSGVLADRFDRRKIMIWTDVFRAIIILSLIPFPNPVMILIVCFLIGLTSSFFAVSYSAEIPQIFGQDKVLETNALISRLTSISLVLGFIGAGVITDFLGYQVTLIIDAATYLLSAAALNKIKWQTTKPANSGMITNGVKQKVSQIGKDLKEVYSFILSVPMLLYVNIVFLVGSFAGASHNLGIPLLADSIDSSKQSLIYGLIWGVWGMGSVLATLLLPRMKFLQGNQLYRTYFLAAILMSTGFIIFLSNMNVWIVLMFAFFTGIFDACFTTLHATILQKTDNYIRGRIFGVGMLLKSLGFALGFVVAPILLEALSLTKMVWIFHGTLITSSFLVMLYSNANRKKYKEVNQSV
- a CDS encoding flavin reductase family protein; the protein is MIQLINQTVMHSYPGMVALVTVTHKGENNIMAAGWHSYISYDPPIYGVAIGRERHTYTLVKSAGKFAINFVPSEYSNLIQQAGVYSGSKVNKFDLANISFDHGSATNSPILRDAYIAYECEVIDRNGYGDHDWFVANIVQFYRDQDKFLDNGLPDFEKLAIPLYIGRSTYTVVDNENQFVTHTVKEN
- a CDS encoding four-helix bundle copper-binding protein; the encoded protein is MNPIHTGSHMDNQKAAVAGVMGGHDTLLAMVQHCEATCEHMVTHLICAHHDNRRDMQIQLLRDCADICTLMAKYLARNSCHARMLAHVCAAICENCGNECAKFPDMMSQQCAQVCFHCAQACRVFAG
- a CDS encoding staygreen family protein; its protein translation is MSKFKPERLTVNFIPPATAFVPIDSRKYTLTHSDITGELFLGIGNVYDYQAINYDMRDEVLADWVTINGEYLLYGKVYISNGEYDLNMSRIRYMIFKKELDLALTAMIYGDRSFFTYYPWLLDAPIYVQFSSIYPEFNKVGYYGTPRTYLNKVNSERTPEAQA
- a CDS encoding alanine/glycine:cation symporter family protein, with amino-acid sequence MEILNNIISELNNYMWSYVLIAVLVVLGTYFTFRTRLVQFKYFPEMIRVLKDPATVSSEGKRGRSSFQAFTVSLASRVGTGNLAGVATAVSAGGPGAVFWMWIIALIGAASSFIESTLAQIYKVKDKDEFRGGPAYYMERGLNKRWLGILFAVIIVFTFGLVFSSVQSNTISLAFDQAFGIDRFWMGIILTVLTAAVIFGGIKRIAFVSQIIVPIMAVLYLILALFIVIMNFSEIPAMLSLIVKNAFGLQEVVGGGMGAAVMMGIKRGLFSNEAGMGSAPNAAATAAVTHPVKQGLIQTLGVFTDTLLICTATAFIIIMSGEYTNPDLDGIQLTQAALTAHVGSWAPAFVGGAIFLFAFTSIIGNYYYGETNIGFIKESPTALFIYRLAVMGMVLFGSVAELAIVWNLADLFMGIMALINLVAITLLAKIAMAALKDYREQRKQGKDPVFYADSIEGLTGIESWEYRKPAESKNK